The Patescibacteria group bacterium sequence CTAGTAGGATTATTTGGCAAGCTAGCTTTTACTTTTTTATTTTCAGAAAATAAATTATAAAAATTTAAAACATTTTGCAAAATGACCACAAATCTTCTATAGGTAGTTTGTAAATCTTTTTCTACAAAAGAAAAATTCTCAGCCAACATGACAGGCGATGACAAAAGATACATTCTCAAAGCGTCAGCGCCGTACTTTTCCATTACTGCATCTGGCTCCGGATAATTCTTGAGTTTTTTACTCATCTTCTTGCCGTCTTCAGCCAAGGCAATACCATTTACAATACAATTTTGAAAGGCATGACTAGATTTTATTCCGCCTGATATGACATGCAAATAATAAAACCAAGCTCTGGTCTGATCAGATCCCTCAGCAATAAACTTGGCTGGAAATATTTGGTCAAAGTTTTCTTTGTTTTCAAAAGGATAATGAAACTGAGCATAAGGCATAGAGCCTGACTCAAACCAACAATCCAAGACATCAGGAATACGACGCATTGTGCCGTCACATCCACTTTGCGAACAGGTAAAAGTCACTTTGTCCACCACATGTTTGTGAAGGTCTTCTACTTTTATGCCACTGGCATCTTTTAATTCCTCAATAGAGCCAAATACTTTTTGAGTCTGACATTTGTCGCAGACCCACAGCGGTATGACTGAGCCCCAAAATCTCTGACGAGAAATAGACCAATCGCGAGCTCCTTCCAGCCATTTGCCAAAACGACCAGCCTTGATATGCTCGGGAATCCAATTTATATTTTTGGCATCTTCAATTAATTTGTCTTTTATCTTTAATACATTTACAAACCAAGATGAAGTAGCGTAGTTGAGTAGTGGTGTATCACAACGCCAACAATGCGGATAGCTATGTTCATACTGCTCCTTGGAAAAAAGCAGATTACGCTTGGCCAAATTTTTTAGTATTTCTACATCAGTTGCCTGGACATTATCTTTTGGTTTGACATTTAAGCCGGCAAAATCTATAGCCTCTTTATTGATATGTCCGTCCATGGCCACGTGTTGAATAAAAGGCAAGTTTTTTTCACGACCTAGATTCATATCATCTTCACCAAAAGCTGGTGCCATATGCACAATTCCTGTTCCTTCTTCAGTTGTCACAAAATCTGCCGTATATATTTGCCAGCCATTGTCTCTATTGGCTAAATTTTTATCATTATAGTAATAATCAAATAAAGGCTTGTATTTTTTGCCAACTAAATCTTGGCCTTTAAAAGTTTCCAGTATTTCATGTGCTCTATTATCTACAATCTTATCTAATAACTCTTTAGCCACAATAAAAGTCTCAAATTTAGGTACGCTAACATTTTCTAATGTACCAATTTTTATACTCGACTTTTCACTTCCCGTATCTATCTTAACTTTTACATAATCAATATCAGCGCCCACAGCTAGTGCTACATTGCCAATCAAGGTCCAAGGCGTAGTTGTCCAAGCTAATACAAATGTGCCCGGCTCTTCTACCAGCTCAAACTTGGCAGTCAGTGACAAATCTTTGACATCTTTGTAGCCTTCGGTCACTTCGGACTGAGAAAGTGTAGTCTCACATCTTGGACAAATATGCATAGAGCGGTAATCCTCATAGATCAGGCCCTTGTCCCAAAGAGTCTTGAAAACCCACCAAATACTTTCCATATATTCCAGGTCCATGGTCTTATAGTCATTTTCCATATCCACCCAGCGACCCAGGCGTCTGATAGTCCCTTTCCAAATATCAGCATATTCCATCACCCGACTACGGCAATTTTCATTGAATTTATCAATGCCATATTTTTCTATATCTTTTTTGGTGGCAAAACCAAGCTCTTTTTCAACAATATTTTCAATTGGCAAGCCATGGACATCCCAACCCCATTTTCTAGCCACCCTAAAACCATGCATTGTCCAAAAACGAGGCACCACATCCTTCATTATAGAAGCGACCAAATGTCCGTAGTGAGGAGTACCTGTTGCAAAAGGCGGGCCATCATAAAAAAGATAGTCACCCTGAGGCGCGTCTTTGTCTATTGATTTTTGAAAAATTTGATTTTTATCCCAAAAATCCAGTATTTCTTTTTCTTTGTCTTTAAAATCCATAAGTATAATGTTTGCTTATTCTAACCCAAAATAGCCTATTTGACAATAATAGCTAGAAAAACAAAGAATAAATCTTTTGCCAAAAAGTCTTGGCTTTTTTGCGACCGCCTTTGGCCTGATATACTTTGGCCTTGCTAGTCGGCAGGCAGAAAATTTTGTCTAGTTTTTGTTTCATAATAATATTTTTTTGTTATAAATCTCCTGGCCCCCAAGCATGAACAGGGCCAAGAGGCTTATAGCAA is a genomic window containing:
- the ileS gene encoding isoleucine--tRNA ligase, which translates into the protein MDFKDKEKEILDFWDKNQIFQKSIDKDAPQGDYLFYDGPPFATGTPHYGHLVASIMKDVVPRFWTMHGFRVARKWGWDVHGLPIENIVEKELGFATKKDIEKYGIDKFNENCRSRVMEYADIWKGTIRRLGRWVDMENDYKTMDLEYMESIWWVFKTLWDKGLIYEDYRSMHICPRCETTLSQSEVTEGYKDVKDLSLTAKFELVEEPGTFVLAWTTTPWTLIGNVALAVGADIDYVKVKIDTGSEKSSIKIGTLENVSVPKFETFIVAKELLDKIVDNRAHEILETFKGQDLVGKKYKPLFDYYYNDKNLANRDNGWQIYTADFVTTEEGTGIVHMAPAFGEDDMNLGREKNLPFIQHVAMDGHINKEAIDFAGLNVKPKDNVQATDVEILKNLAKRNLLFSKEQYEHSYPHCWRCDTPLLNYATSSWFVNVLKIKDKLIEDAKNINWIPEHIKAGRFGKWLEGARDWSISRQRFWGSVIPLWVCDKCQTQKVFGSIEELKDASGIKVEDLHKHVVDKVTFTCSQSGCDGTMRRIPDVLDCWFESGSMPYAQFHYPFENKENFDQIFPAKFIAEGSDQTRAWFYYLHVISGGIKSSHAFQNCIVNGIALAEDGKKMSKKLKNYPEPDAVMEKYGADALRMYLLSSPVMLAENFSFVEKDLQTTYRRFVVILQNVLNFYNLFSENKKVKASLPNNPTSDLDKWIIYKLFLLHKEVSKSMEEYNLVKATRPIFDFVDDLSTWYVRRSRSRFKDGDSQGIETLGFVLFELSKIIAPFAPMTAEIIYKSFETQKESVHLEDWSNFDSATFDEKVLQYMDTVKLIAENVHALRAKAGLKVRQPLAELAIERQPNLDGQTKYLEILSDELNVEKISIVDKVSAKDGWQTVAINNFSVSLDTNLNDELKDRGVVRELIRFINALRKESGLKPSDSPVETYQTDSKYLKELILKYKEELIKNTSAGDLIEVSEKPKHFSECNINGEEIILGLKL